From a region of the Eulemur rufifrons isolate Redbay chromosome 7, OSU_ERuf_1, whole genome shotgun sequence genome:
- the LOC138387395 gene encoding olfactory receptor 13J1, translated as MEPVNRTGVSEFFLKGFSGYPALEHLLFPLCSAMYLVTLLGNSAIVAVSMLDGRLHTPMYFFLGNLSILDICYTSTFVPLMLVHLLSSRKTISFPGCAVQMCLSLATGSTECLLLAIMAYDRYLAICQPLRYPVLMSRRLCLLLAGAAWVLCLLKSVTETVIAMRLPFCGHRVVSHFTCEILAVLKLACGDTSVSEAFLLVGAILLLPVPLTFICLSYTLILATILRVPSAAGRRKAFSTCSAHLAVVLLFYGTVIFMYMKPKSKEAHISDEVFTVLYAVVTPMLNPVIYSLRNKEVKEAARKVWGRAQACR; from the coding sequence ATGGAGCCGGTCAACAGGACAGGGGTGTCTGAGTTCTTTCTGAAAGGGTTTTCTGGCTACCCAGCCCTGGAgcacctgctcttccctctgtgcTCGGCCATGTACCTGGTGACCCTGCTGGGGAACTCAGCCATCGTGGCGGTGAGCATGCTAGACGGCCGCCTGCACAcgcccatgtacttcttcctgggCAACCTCTCCATCCTGGACATCTGCTACACATCCACCTTCGTGCCCCTGATGCTGGTCCACCTCCTGTCGTCCCGGAAGACCATCTCCTTCCCTGGCTGTGCCGTCCAGATGTGCCTCAGCCTGGCCACAGGCTCCACGGAGTGCCTGCTGCTGGCCATCATGGCCTACGACCGCTACCTGGCCATCTGCCAGCCACTCAGGTACCCCGTGCTCATGAGCCGCCGGCTCTGCTTACTGCTGGCGGGCGCCGCCTGGGTCCTCTGCCTCCTCAAGTCGGTCACGGAGACAGTCATCGCCATGAGGCTGCCCTTCTGTGGCCACCGCGTGGTCAGTCACTTCACCTGCGAGATCCTGGCAGTGCTGAAGCTGGCGTGTGGTGACACCTCGGTCAGCGAGGCCTTCCTGCTGGTGGGCGCCATCCTGCTGCTGCCCGTGCCCCTGACATTCATCTGCCTGTCCTACACGCTCATCCTGGCCACCATCCTGAGGGTGCCCTCGGCTGCCGGGCGCCGCAAAGCTTTCTCCACCTGCTCAGCGCACCTGGCCGTGGTGCTGCTTTTCTACGGCACCGTGATCTTCATGTACATGAAGCCCAAGAGCAAGGAGGCCCACATCTCTGACGAAGTCTTCACCGTGCTCTACGCCGTGGTCACGCCCATGCTGAACCCTgtcatctacagcctgaggaacaagGAGGTGAAGGAGGCTGCCAGGAAGGTGTGGGGCAGGGCACAGGCCTGCAGGTGA